The genome window AGCCCTCCTCTACGCCGGAAAACCCAACTGGAATCTACTCGCCACCATCACACCCCGCTGAAATCCGATGAGCCGGTAATCGGGCATGTGCAGACGCTCACCCGAATACTCCTCGGGGGAACGGACGTCGATGAGGCGGCCGCCGCCGCCGAGGTGACCCATAACATCGTCCCGAAAGGCCCGGATGACCGTGTCGTCGCGGGGGACCACCGGGTAGTCAACGGGCGGCCGAACGGGCTGGTCCGTCGTCAAAGGACGGCCTTCCTCTACCCACTTCTGGCGGCCACCATCCATGATCCGCGTCACCGGATGACCAAAGAGTTCGAACACCCACAGGGCATATGCCGCCCACCAGTTGAAGTTGTCCCCGTAGAAGACGACCGTGTGATTTCGACCGATTCCAGACCGCGTCATCAAGGAGGCAAACTGCTCACTGTTGAGGTAGTCGCGCCTCAGGGAGTCATTCAGGTCGGCCTGCCAGTCGACCTTCACGGCACCTTCGATGTGCCCCGTGTGGTAGAGCAGCACATCCTCGTCCGACTCAACGATGACGACCGTCGGGTCGTCCAGGTGCTGAGACACCCATTCGGTGGAAACCAACTTGGCCGGATGAGAGTATTGCGACATGTTTCTCCGTTGATTGCGTCCAGAACCACTCTATATCCTATCTAAGTAGTTGATAGAGAAATGTGAGAGATCCGGGGCAACGGGCCGTTGGCCGCTCCGCTCTCCCTGATCTCATTTCGAGAACGATGGCGTACCATCACCCATATGAGTCTTCCGATTCGCCTTCAACGCATCGTCGAACTGTTTCGGTCGGCACCCAAGGACATTCGTATCCAGGCCCTCCTCGACTACTCGCAGCGGGTCCCGCCTCTCCCGCCCCGTCTGGCCGATGACCCCGGCCTCGAGCAGGTCCACGAATGCCAGACCCGGTTCTTCATGGCAACTGAGCTCTCAGACGACGGCACGGTGCAGATCTACTTCGACTGCCCGCCGGAATCTCCCACCGTACGTGGCTACGCAGGGATCCTCCTGGAGGGCCTCAACGGAGAATCACCGGACGCCATTCTGTCGGTGCCGGACGACTTCTATCGCGGCATCGGCCTCGAAGAAGTCGTGACGCCGCAGCGACTAAGAGGAATGGGCGCCATCGTGGCGCGCTTGAAACGGCAGGTAGCCGACCTGGCCGCCCGCGACGCATAAGAGCGAACCCAACGCTACTTCGGCCCCATCCTGCTCCGGCGTCGAGGCGGATCACCTCTCCGTTGAGCATCGGGTTTTCGGAGATGGGCATGACCGGCGGCTCGGCGGCAGCGCAACCGGTGATTCCTCGGATGTCAGTTCGTTTCGTCGTCGACCTCTTCGAGGAAGTACGACTCCTCCCGCCCTCTGCGAATCCATTCCTGGAGGCTGTGAACACCTCGCTGCCACCGCGGTGTGGCGGGCGGGATGTGTTCAGCGCTCTTCAACTCGGGGCGCTCCTCGAGCAGCTGCCGGCGATAGGCTTCAAATGCGAAGAGGTCGCGCTCATCCCCCTCGGTAACCGGCTCCTGGTCCTCAACAGCATCGGGCCCAAACACCGACTCCTTTGCGAT of Acidimicrobiia bacterium contains these proteins:
- a CDS encoding SufE family protein — its product is MSLPIRLQRIVELFRSAPKDIRIQALLDYSQRVPPLPPRLADDPGLEQVHECQTRFFMATELSDDGTVQIYFDCPPESPTVRGYAGILLEGLNGESPDAILSVPDDFYRGIGLEEVVTPQRLRGMGAIVARLKRQVADLAARDA